The following proteins come from a genomic window of Hypanus sabinus isolate sHypSab1 chromosome 9, sHypSab1.hap1, whole genome shotgun sequence:
- the LOC132400076 gene encoding immunoglobulin lambda-1 light chain-like, with amino-acid sequence MLSARNPDAVAFCRVIILHKNILAAVVLTQTRMSGPVSAGQTVRLECRIQNDNVGIYMSWYRQRRGERPEYVLEHYPSNNIYHGPGITDRFQPSRDTSSNSQILSISSLGLLDFAVYYCAAWENGIVFGPGTILDIKSSESRQPSVLLLLPSQEETGSGRATLFCLVSGFKPGLVALRWSVDGFETESGMTTGAVPLDTDQTYRLSSYLRVPVAAWNKGSSYSCSVSHSSLSSPLRNTISSSACAQ; translated from the exons ATGCTTAGTGCCCGTAACCCAGACGCCGTGGCATTCTGTCGGGTGATCATCCtccacaaaa ATATCCTCGCGGCCGTCGTGCTCACTCAGACCCGAATGTCCGGACCTGTTTCGGCGGGACAAACCGTACGCTTAGAGTGTCGCATCCAGAACGATAATGTTGGAATTTACATGTCCTGGTACCGACAGCGCCGCGGGGAGAGACCAGAGTATGTGTTAGAACATTACCCAAGCAATAATATATATCATGGGCCAGGGATCACAGACCGTTTTCAACCATCCAGAGACACTTCCAGCAACAGTCAAATCCTGAGCATCAGCAGTTTGGGGCTCCTGGATTTCGCCGTCTATTACTGTGCAGCGTGGGAGAATGGGATTGTCTTCggtccaggcaccatcctggatATTAAGA GTAGCGAATCCCGGCAGCCCTCAGTTCTCCTGCTCCTCCCCTCTCAGGAGGAGACCGGCTCAGGTAGGGCCACTCTCTTCTGTCTGGTGAGTGGTTTTAAGCCGGGCTTGGTAGCGCTACGCTGGAGCGTGGATGGATTCGAGACGGAGAGCGGGATGACGACAGGCGCTGTGCCCCTGGACACCGACCAGACCTACAGGCTGAGCAGTTACCTGCGGGTTCCCGTCGCTGCCTGGAACAAGGGCTCGAGCTATTCCTGCAGCGTGAGTCACAGCTCGCTGAGCTCGCCGCTGCGCAACACCATCTCTTCGTCCGCCTGTGCGCAGTGA